From Candidatus Paceibacterota bacterium, one genomic window encodes:
- a CDS encoding peroxiredoxin encodes MKISSFSLLVPLAVACATVLTVGTACAAQAPKVGEAAPLIEGKDQDGKTWKLADSVGKKAVLLYFYPKDDTPGCTREACGFRDGMADLKKDKVEVVGVSFDSADSHQKFIAKYKLNFPLLADTDGRIADAFGVRLTGRNMARRVSFLIGLDGKIAHVTDSPSADTHLSEMKTAVARLGKT; translated from the coding sequence ATGAAGATAAGCTCATTCAGCCTGCTGGTTCCGCTGGCCGTCGCTTGCGCGACCGTTCTCACCGTTGGCACTGCCTGCGCGGCCCAGGCACCCAAGGTGGGCGAAGCCGCGCCGCTCATCGAGGGCAAGGACCAGGATGGCAAGACCTGGAAACTAGCCGATAGCGTCGGCAAGAAGGCCGTGCTGCTCTACTTTTATCCCAAGGACGATACTCCCGGCTGCACCCGGGAAGCCTGCGGCTTTCGTGACGGCATGGCCGACCTGAAGAAGGATAAGGTCGAAGTTGTCGGCGTCAGCTTCGACTCGGCTGACAGCCACCAGAAGTTCATCGCCAAGTACAAGCTGAACTTTCCCCTGCTCGCAGACACGGACGGCAGGATCGCCGATGCTTTCGGGGTCAGGCTGACCGGACGGAACATGGCCCGACGTGTCAGCTTTCTCATCGGCTTGGACGGCAAGATCGCTCATGTGACTGACAGTCCCAGTGCTGACACCCACTTGAGTGAGATGAAGACCGCCGTGGCCAGACTCGGGAAGACATGA
- a CDS encoding polyprenol monophosphomannose synthase, which yields MNKTLVVVPTYNERENILPLAQRILGLPVAVDMLVVDDNSPDGTGKLADELAAKHRSIHVLHRTEKGGLGRAYIAGFKWALERDYEFIFELDGDFSHNPDDIPMFLEAARNADLVLGSRYLNGIRIINWPLGRLMLSKSAATYVRLITGMPITDPTGGYKCFRRRALEASRLDEIHSNGYSFQIEMTHKLWRQGLRVVEVPIIFTERFQGHSKMSGHIISEALIMVWQLLFQNKLRRRPASQPRKAEAAPAPAAAPSRSSKGEVSGARTEQ from the coding sequence ATGAACAAGACACTTGTCGTTGTGCCGACTTACAATGAGCGGGAGAACATTCTCCCGCTGGCACAACGGATTCTCGGCCTTCCGGTTGCCGTGGACATGCTGGTGGTGGACGACAATTCGCCCGATGGCACCGGCAAGCTGGCGGATGAACTGGCCGCCAAGCATCGCTCGATTCATGTTTTGCACCGCACGGAGAAGGGCGGCCTGGGTCGGGCTTACATCGCGGGTTTCAAATGGGCGCTGGAGCGCGACTACGAGTTCATCTTCGAGCTGGACGGCGATTTCTCCCATAACCCGGACGACATCCCGATGTTCCTGGAGGCGGCCCGGAACGCTGATTTGGTCCTGGGCTCGCGCTACCTCAATGGCATTCGCATCATCAACTGGCCCCTGGGCCGCCTGATGCTCAGCAAGTCCGCCGCGACCTATGTCCGGCTCATCACGGGGATGCCCATCACCGACCCGACTGGCGGGTACAAGTGTTTCCGGCGCCGCGCCCTCGAGGCCAGCCGGCTCGATGAAATCCACTCCAACGGTTACAGCTTCCAAATCGAGATGACGCACAAGCTGTGGCGGCAAGGCCTGCGAGTCGTCGAGGTGCCGATCATCTTTACGGAACGCTTTCAGGGTCATTCCAAGATGTCCGGCCATATCATCAGCGAGGCCCTGATCATGGTCTGGCAGCTTCTGTTCCAGAATAAGCTTCGCCGCCGGCCTGCCAGCCAGCCCCGGAAAGCCGAAGCTGCGCCGGCTCCGGCCGCAGCACCGTCCCGGTCTTCGAAGGGGGAAGTGTCGGGAGCGCGGACAGAACAGTAA
- a CDS encoding DUF2723 domain-containing protein → MIPEAPLTTEGGFLRKGLPWLIAATALLLYLATLNHWVTLSSVQLAAMVNGWNWRPMLSQPLLFLLTLPCHLLPAQAVPLALNLLTAIGASLTVALLARSVALLPHDRLEEQRVLVEDKHALLSVSAAWVPIVLAATALGLQLSFWENATAASGEILDLLLFAYIVRCLLEYRLDQRRTWLDRASLVCGAAMANSWSMVGLLPLFVVAVLWTRGLSFFKLRFFRRIERSGWQSARPAVAADLRFILRMALLGLAGLSLLFVLPLVCAVAPDSTVGFWQALRAIASSYKNILLFLSNAFVRRHRDVALLLVAVSLLPVLLLSIKWRAFASNKSWGQLDLVSLIIYLSHVFLLLVCVWVAFDPPISPRHIGSRLGFALPFLPLYYLSALSIGYYSGFFLLVFSRYSRSRRILRRALGWAAPALVYVLLGLTLTGLLLKNFPAIRAANGPHLAQYAGWLVQSLPPEGGVMLAEDSLRLALIEAALARGTNAASYLLAETPALSLPEYRAYLERRHSGRWPELAPGPKLTLAADLPSPADGPLNVLEHLQLLIRLTENNRVFYLQPGLGLLPERFNLEPRGMIYELKSYPTNSFTGPPLTSTQMAENEAFWQRAIEAGVNPLLRLLDPPGRLQSGFAGRLMKLGHLELSPPVSAQALAPWYSAALNSWGVTLQRNGRPQPATPCFELALKLNADNVPARVNLQCNSNLLAGAKMTVLRSNTQQDQLGKYRNWNQLLTRNGPFDDPTYCFQLGVAYATEGFGRQAGQQFERAMALAPGEIPVQLAFGGLLNSTRMPDRALQIVARIRADPKLQPLSEPIQAELALLEAGSWFVKTNAANAERIIYSLLASRPGDVALLNRAATTFATYHSYSNVLHVTDRQLKLTPDDPFVLLAKGAFSNLVGDYTNAIPALTRSLSLTNTYAARIGRALAYFRTDQLDAAEADYQALLQGFPGDYQGWQGLAEIARQKGDTNAAVRYYQRFLSSARPGSQEAMVVAERLRTLQSDVP, encoded by the coding sequence ATGATCCCGGAAGCCCCGCTGACAACGGAAGGCGGCTTTCTCCGTAAGGGGTTGCCCTGGCTCATCGCGGCGACAGCCCTGCTGCTCTATCTGGCCACGCTCAACCACTGGGTGACGCTCAGCAGCGTGCAACTGGCGGCCATGGTCAACGGTTGGAATTGGCGGCCGATGCTCTCGCAGCCGTTGCTGTTCTTGCTCACCCTGCCTTGCCATTTGCTGCCTGCGCAGGCCGTGCCTTTGGCGCTGAACCTCCTTACAGCCATTGGCGCGTCGCTGACGGTTGCCCTGCTGGCGCGCTCCGTGGCGTTGCTGCCTCATGACCGTTTGGAGGAACAGCGTGTTCTGGTTGAGGACAAACATGCGCTGCTGTCTGTGTCTGCTGCCTGGGTGCCAATTGTCCTGGCAGCGACCGCGCTGGGGTTGCAACTCAGCTTCTGGGAGAATGCCACCGCCGCGTCCGGGGAAATATTGGACCTGTTGTTGTTTGCTTATATTGTCCGATGTCTGCTGGAATATCGGCTTGATCAGCGGCGGACATGGCTGGATCGGGCCTCGCTGGTTTGCGGGGCTGCCATGGCCAATAGTTGGTCCATGGTTGGTCTCCTGCCGCTCTTCGTTGTGGCCGTCCTCTGGACCCGGGGCTTAAGCTTCTTCAAGCTGCGCTTCTTCCGTCGCATCGAGCGGTCCGGCTGGCAATCCGCCCGGCCCGCGGTCGCGGCAGACTTGCGCTTCATTCTGCGAATGGCGTTGCTGGGGCTGGCCGGGCTGTCGCTCCTCTTTGTGCTGCCGCTGGTGTGTGCGGTTGCGCCCGATTCAACGGTCGGATTCTGGCAGGCATTGCGGGCGATCGCGAGTTCCTACAAGAACATCCTCCTGTTCCTTTCCAACGCATTCGTTCGCCGCCATCGTGACGTGGCGTTGCTGCTGGTCGCGGTTTCCCTGCTGCCGGTGCTGCTACTGAGCATAAAGTGGCGCGCATTTGCCAGCAACAAAAGCTGGGGCCAGCTCGACCTGGTCTCGCTTATTATATACCTCTCCCATGTCTTCCTGCTGTTGGTGTGCGTCTGGGTTGCCTTCGATCCCCCTATCAGCCCGCGGCACATCGGCTCCCGGCTCGGATTCGCGCTTCCCTTTCTGCCGCTCTACTATCTCAGCGCGCTGAGTATTGGTTACTACAGCGGCTTCTTCTTGCTCGTTTTCAGCCGCTATTCCCGGAGCCGCCGGATTCTGCGGCGCGCACTGGGTTGGGCGGCGCCCGCGCTTGTTTATGTTCTGCTTGGGCTGACCCTGACGGGTCTGCTGCTGAAGAACTTTCCTGCCATTCGTGCCGCCAATGGGCCCCACCTCGCCCAATATGCCGGATGGCTCGTTCAATCCCTGCCCCCGGAAGGTGGAGTTATGCTCGCGGAGGATTCCCTGCGCCTGGCGCTGATCGAGGCTGCGTTGGCCCGCGGGACCAACGCCGCGAGCTATCTACTGGCGGAGACGCCTGCGCTGTCCTTGCCAGAATACCGTGCCTACCTGGAGCGGAGGCATTCCGGGCGATGGCCCGAATTGGCCCCCGGCCCAAAACTGACCCTGGCCGCTGACTTGCCATCTCCTGCCGACGGTCCGCTGAATGTGCTTGAGCACCTGCAGCTTCTGATCCGGTTGACGGAGAACAATCGTGTCTTCTATTTGCAGCCGGGTCTCGGGCTTTTGCCCGAACGCTTTAACCTGGAACCGCGCGGCATGATTTATGAACTGAAATCCTACCCAACGAATTCCTTCACCGGCCCGCCCCTCACTTCCACCCAAATGGCCGAAAACGAGGCCTTCTGGCAGCGCGCCATCGAGGCTGGTGTGAATCCCCTACTGCGGTTGCTGGACCCACCAGGACGCCTCCAATCCGGTTTTGCAGGCCGCCTGATGAAGCTGGGACATCTCGAACTGTCGCCCCCCGTTTCGGCCCAGGCACTGGCCCCGTGGTACTCCGCGGCCTTGAATTCCTGGGGTGTGACGCTCCAGCGCAATGGCCGTCCGCAACCAGCCACACCATGCTTCGAATTGGCCCTGAAGCTTAACGCGGATAACGTCCCCGCACGGGTCAACCTCCAGTGCAACAGCAACCTGCTGGCGGGCGCGAAAATGACCGTGCTTCGCTCCAACACCCAACAGGATCAACTTGGCAAGTATCGCAATTGGAACCAACTCCTTACCCGAAACGGCCCGTTCGATGATCCGACTTACTGCTTCCAACTGGGAGTGGCCTACGCGACGGAAGGATTCGGGCGGCAGGCCGGCCAGCAGTTCGAGCGCGCCATGGCGCTGGCTCCGGGCGAGATCCCCGTCCAACTGGCGTTCGGCGGATTGCTCAACAGCACACGAATGCCCGACCGGGCCCTCCAAATCGTTGCCCGCATCCGGGCTGACCCCAAGCTGCAACCGCTCAGCGAGCCGATCCAGGCCGAACTGGCGCTCCTCGAGGCCGGGTCGTGGTTTGTCAAGACCAACGCGGCCAATGCCGAGCGGATCATTTACTCGTTGCTGGCTTCACGGCCGGGTGACGTGGCCCTCTTAAACCGAGCCGCGACCACATTCGCGACGTACCATAGTTACTCCAATGTGCTCCATGTCACCGACCGGCAATTGAAGCTCACCCCCGACGATCCCTTCGTCCTGCTTGCCAAAGGCGCTTTCTCCAACCTGGTCGGGGATTACACGAACGCCATTCCAGCCCTGACGCGTTCGTTGTCCCTGACCAACACATACGCTGCCCGGATCGGCCGCGCCCTTGCCTATTTCCGGACGGACCAGCTGGACGCTGCGGAGGCCGACTATCAGGCGCTGCTTCAGGGATTCCCCGGAGATTACCAGGGCTGGCAAGGGTTGGCGGAAATCGCCCGCCAGAAGGGCGACACCAATGCGGCAGTCCGATATTACCAGCGGTTTCTGTCCTCGGCCCGGCCCGGCAGCCAAGAAGCCATGGTGGTTGCCGAGCGTCTGAGGACGCTCCAGTCAGACGTGCCATGA
- a CDS encoding endonuclease III domain-containing protein, whose protein sequence is MAKLSSHPVPARVEALRRAYRLMRAHFGHQHWWPGETPFEVCVGAILTQNTSWSNVERAIANLKAARVLEPAKLFALGESELAALIRPAGYFNVKARRLRSFLRVLVEGFGGDLSRLFAGDTAAVRERLLAIHGIGPETADSMLLYAGGHHRFVIDAYTKRIFQRHGWSGGDSSYAELQGLCESALDHKPRRARLDYWQDYHAQLVITCKDFCRARRPRCADCPLKTLLPHRP, encoded by the coding sequence ATGGCTAAGTTGTCCAGTCATCCGGTGCCGGCGCGGGTGGAGGCGTTACGACGCGCCTATAGATTGATGCGGGCGCATTTCGGGCATCAGCACTGGTGGCCGGGCGAGACGCCATTCGAGGTCTGTGTCGGGGCGATCCTCACGCAGAACACCAGCTGGAGCAACGTGGAGCGCGCCATCGCGAACCTCAAAGCTGCCCGCGTGTTGGAGCCGGCCAAGCTCTTTGCCCTGGGAGAATCGGAGCTGGCGGCGCTGATTCGACCGGCGGGTTACTTCAACGTGAAGGCCCGGCGGCTGCGCTCGTTCCTCCGGGTGTTGGTCGAGGGATTTGGCGGGGACCTCTCGCGCCTGTTCGCCGGGGACACCGCCGCCGTGCGCGAGCGCCTGCTCGCGATCCACGGCATCGGCCCCGAGACCGCCGACAGCATGTTGCTTTACGCGGGGGGGCATCACCGCTTTGTCATTGATGCCTACACGAAGCGCATCTTTCAGCGGCATGGCTGGAGCGGGGGCGACAGCTCCTACGCAGAATTGCAGGGCCTCTGCGAATCGGCGCTGGATCATAAGCCGCGCCGGGCCCGGCTCGATTACTGGCAAGACTACCACGCCCAACTGGTTATTACCTGCAAGGACTTCTGCCGCGCGCGCCGGCCTCGTTGCGCCGACTGCCCGCTCAAGACCTTGTTGCCGCATCGGCCGTAA
- a CDS encoding tetratricopeptide repeat protein, which produces MTTEAESARPEGVVLSRLPWLLACGMLGVYLLTLNHGVSWGNLRQVAELSGWNWRPNVFAPVTFLVTYPLRWLPASVIAPVANLLAALCAALTLAQLARSVMRLPERSRFSLLAVRGAWLPPVLAVLVCGLQLTFWENSVQAAGEMLDLLLFACAVRCLLEFRLDRRQAWLNRFAAVYGLALANNWAMAGFLPFFVLAFLWTEPLSLFNVRFLKRVERIGWEIVAPALKADVRLVLRLALIGLGAMSLLLLLPLIASLSHTSHLDFWSGLRQVWHSYKFLLLRFPRNVVLLLSLTSVLPILFMGITRWGKLLRASSRGWVRLATHSVLHLIHGSFLIAAIWVALDCPVSPRHRGLGFAFLPFYYLGALSVGYFSGYFLLVFGTRIPQTRKRRRITQLVDWLVPACVWCLLVAVPGLLLYRNLPRIWAGNRDPMQGYCALIEQSLSPRASVILSDDPLRLSYFRAAMTRAGKPSPHLLLDATSLGDPAYLELLDRQHPQFKLGGAVSNRFSECATVLGRIRLMETLSRGHDLYYLHPSFGYFLEAFYAQAQGLVYQLKPYGTNVSDAPLPSREAIARNQAFWDAAIAEQLPPVLRALRPKKPPSNWNPVQRFLTLARLKAEPDRRAQIVGAGYSRALNYWGAELQECGARQAAANCFSLARELNPDNVAAQVNQEFNQALQAGQSPALQPAKAVADKFGRRREWDQVLQEDGPFAEPNFCYQVGVALARNGLYRQAIRQFNRVQALAPDLTDARHWLARLFIHTGNYSNALATANQLLQTRPEDDNALFLKAVSLLQSKAYDDAVGPFTHLLTAQTNNYAAQLNRAIAYLQLGKLDAARRDYEAVAQALPRSYQAWFGLGEIAYRQQDAPAAIRNYRMYLTNAPPDTEEAKLVSARLKELQLDGR; this is translated from the coding sequence ATGACAACCGAAGCAGAATCTGCGCGGCCGGAGGGTGTTGTGCTCTCCCGGCTGCCCTGGCTGCTGGCTTGCGGCATGTTGGGAGTCTATTTGCTCACCCTGAACCATGGTGTTTCCTGGGGCAATTTGCGGCAGGTGGCCGAGCTGAGCGGCTGGAACTGGCGTCCGAATGTCTTCGCCCCGGTGACCTTCCTGGTCACCTATCCGCTGCGTTGGCTCCCGGCCAGCGTCATCGCCCCGGTCGCGAACTTGCTCGCCGCCCTCTGTGCGGCGCTGACCCTCGCGCAACTGGCGCGCTCTGTGATGCGGTTGCCGGAACGAAGCCGGTTCTCGCTGCTTGCCGTGCGTGGCGCCTGGCTGCCCCCAGTCCTGGCAGTGCTCGTTTGCGGGCTTCAGCTCACCTTCTGGGAGAACTCCGTGCAGGCGGCGGGTGAGATGCTGGATTTGCTGCTCTTCGCGTGCGCGGTGCGCTGTCTGCTCGAATTCCGGCTGGACCGACGGCAGGCATGGCTGAACCGGTTCGCGGCCGTTTACGGCCTGGCCCTGGCCAACAACTGGGCGATGGCCGGATTCCTGCCATTCTTCGTGCTGGCGTTCCTTTGGACCGAACCGCTTAGCCTGTTCAATGTGCGCTTCCTCAAGCGCGTGGAGCGAATAGGATGGGAGATCGTCGCGCCCGCTCTCAAGGCCGATGTCCGCCTGGTCCTGCGCCTTGCGTTGATCGGGTTGGGCGCGATGTCGTTGCTTCTGTTGCTGCCCCTGATCGCGAGCCTGTCCCACACCAGCCACCTGGATTTCTGGTCCGGCCTGCGGCAGGTGTGGCACTCCTACAAGTTCCTGCTGTTGAGGTTTCCGCGCAACGTGGTTCTGCTGCTGAGCCTGACTTCGGTGTTGCCCATCCTGTTCATGGGAATCACCCGCTGGGGCAAGCTGCTGCGCGCGTCCTCCCGCGGCTGGGTGCGTCTGGCTACCCACAGTGTGCTCCATCTCATTCACGGGTCCTTTCTCATCGCTGCCATTTGGGTCGCGCTCGACTGCCCGGTAAGCCCGCGTCACCGGGGCCTGGGATTTGCCTTTCTCCCCTTTTACTACCTGGGGGCGCTTAGCGTCGGCTACTTCAGCGGTTACTTCCTGCTCGTCTTTGGAACCCGAATTCCGCAGACCCGAAAACGGCGGAGGATTACGCAACTGGTTGACTGGCTGGTCCCCGCATGCGTCTGGTGTTTGCTGGTCGCGGTTCCGGGCTTGCTGCTTTACCGCAACCTGCCGCGGATATGGGCCGGTAATCGAGACCCCATGCAGGGGTATTGTGCCCTGATCGAGCAGTCCCTTTCACCGCGGGCGAGTGTAATCCTCAGCGACGATCCCCTCCGGCTATCCTACTTCCGGGCCGCCATGACTCGCGCGGGCAAGCCATCCCCCCATTTGCTGCTCGACGCTACCTCCCTGGGCGACCCGGCCTACCTTGAGCTGCTGGACAGGCAACACCCCCAGTTCAAGCTGGGCGGTGCGGTGAGCAACCGATTCTCGGAATGCGCCACCGTTCTGGGCCGGATACGGCTGATGGAGACCCTTTCCCGGGGCCACGACCTGTATTACCTGCATCCCAGTTTCGGTTATTTCCTTGAAGCATTCTACGCGCAGGCACAGGGCTTGGTTTACCAGCTCAAGCCGTACGGCACCAACGTTTCGGACGCCCCGCTCCCAAGCCGGGAGGCAATAGCACGAAACCAAGCCTTCTGGGACGCGGCCATCGCGGAGCAGCTCCCGCCTGTTCTTCGCGCGCTGCGGCCGAAGAAACCTCCATCCAACTGGAACCCGGTACAACGGTTCCTGACGCTTGCCCGGCTAAAGGCTGAGCCTGACCGCCGCGCCCAAATCGTTGGCGCCGGCTATTCGCGCGCCCTCAACTATTGGGGCGCCGAATTGCAGGAGTGCGGCGCGCGTCAGGCAGCGGCGAACTGCTTCAGCCTGGCGCGCGAATTGAATCCGGACAACGTGGCAGCCCAGGTCAATCAGGAATTCAACCAGGCCTTGCAAGCCGGCCAGTCGCCCGCCCTCCAGCCGGCCAAAGCTGTTGCCGACAAGTTCGGCCGGCGGCGCGAATGGGACCAGGTCCTGCAGGAGGACGGCCCTTTTGCCGAGCCCAACTTCTGTTACCAGGTTGGCGTTGCGCTTGCCCGGAATGGGCTCTACCGCCAGGCCATCCGGCAGTTCAACCGCGTGCAGGCCCTGGCCCCTGATCTGACCGATGCCCGCCACTGGCTGGCCCGGCTCTTCATCCACACGGGTAACTATTCGAACGCTTTGGCCACCGCGAACCAGCTGCTCCAAACCAGGCCCGAGGATGATAACGCCTTGTTTCTCAAAGCGGTTTCCCTGCTCCAGTCGAAGGCCTATGACGATGCGGTTGGACCGTTCACCCACTTGCTCACCGCCCAAACCAACAACTATGCCGCACAATTGAATCGAGCCATTGCTTATCTCCAACTCGGCAAGCTCGATGCCGCCCGGCGGGATTACGAAGCGGTTGCCCAGGCGCTGCCCCGCTCGTACCAGGCATGGTTCGGCCTGGGGGAGATTGCTTACCGGCAACAGGACGCTCCCGCCGCCATCAGGAATTACCGAATGTACCTGACCAACGCGCCGCCGGATACCGAGGAAGCCAAGCTGGTCAGCGCACGCTTGAAGGAGCTCCAGTTGGACGGACGTTGA